From a single Solenopsis invicta isolate M01_SB chromosome 4, UNIL_Sinv_3.0, whole genome shotgun sequence genomic region:
- the LOC120357611 gene encoding uncharacterized protein LOC120357611, with translation MTTLLGLSGVLVAGVRDVCVPLDVVEAGGDVWMQPVQSGCGYGPGRSCRRRRRGSLACHEALRGPRRERTSGYTKREESERSAPLVTPRDSFIFPREKCSSKLGNTAEKDRGKLITLSKIKDILFRAKADALIDCFALGINATEGAFYTIHIKPDSADYFDQEDNRSESDNDEHDISPNENSGNFTQLIKLYLEQNEISEFRDVKVFCELSNLLDLHLGDNDLNALHFNLSCLRHLRFLDLRRNKFTRVLDRDLHTMDNLAKHDWSVTVDFSDNPFECSCKLNPFIKWMKKTKVFIRNKNNLKCYEGNLQHNFHETKNCASKLLTSTRQGTTVILCFLSIVLVALVCALVYLQRAKLQKKIEPVLDSVSKRVRYTSIANGDTREDV, from the exons ATGACGACGCTCTTGGGCCTCAGCGGAGTGCTCGTGGCAGGCGTAAGAGACGTCTGTGTGCCGCTGGACGTGGTCGAAGCGGGTGGCGACGTCTGG ATGCAGCCCGTACAGTCCGGATGCGGATATGGACCGGGACGGTCCTGTCGAAGACGTCGACGAGGCAGTTTGGCGTGCCACGAAGCTCTGAGGGGACCCAGGAGGGAGCGCACCTCGGGTTACACCAAGAGAGAGGAGTCGGAAAGGAGCGCACCTTTAGTTACACCAA GAGATTCATTTATCTTTCCGAGGGAAAAGTGTTCGTCAAAATTGGGAAATACAGCAGAAAAAGATCGTGGGAAATTAATAACACTTAGTAAAATCAAAGATATTCTTTTCCGCGCTAAAGCTGACGCACTAATTGATTGTTTTGCGTTAGGAATAAATGCTACAGAAGGAGCTTTTTATACGATACACATAAAGCCAGACTCTGCTGATTATTTTGATCAAGAAGACAACCGGAGTGAATCTGATAACGACGAGCATGATATATCACCAAATGAAAATTCAGG CAACTTCACGCAATTGATAAAGCTCTACCTTGAACAGAACGAGATCTCAGAGTTTCGAGATGTCAAAGTATTCTGCGAATTATCGAATCTTCTTGATCTTCATCTTGGCGATAATGATTTGAACGCGTTGCACTTCAATCTGTCGTGCCTGCGCCATCTGCGCTTTCTGGACCTTCGGCGAAACAAGTTCACGAGGGTTCTCGATCGCGATCTTCATACCATGGACAATCTCGCCAAGCACGATTGGTCCGTAACCGTGGACTTTTCCGACAATCCTTTCGAATGCTCCTGCAAGCTCAATCCGTTCATCAAGTGGATGAAGAAGACGAAAGTGTTCATTCGAAATAAGAATAACTTAAAATGCTACGAAG GTAATTTACAGCATAATTTTCATGAGACGAAGAATTGTGCTTCGAAGTTATTAACTTCCACCAGGCAAGGAACAACGGTGATACTTTGCTTCCTCTCGATAGTGCTAGTCGCTCTGGTGTGCGCTTTGGTTTACTTACAAAGGGCAAAACTTCAAAAGAAAATCGAGCCGGTGCTCGACTCAGTCAGCAAAAGAGTGCGATATACTTCAATAGCAAATGGTGATACCCGTGAAGACGTGTGa